The proteins below are encoded in one region of Micromonospora pisi:
- a CDS encoding lipopolysaccharide biosynthesis protein — MTLPGHAATAAPPTGDPAPAGSPATRRIGGVVGQITWSLLGILVAALAQWLVIVVLARYGNPAMIGQYALGLAVAAPVTLVAGLALRTVQVTDAHSRFSFDDYLRLRLLGMTVATVVVAVVATFVGPSGAVVVLLVGIAKALDGVGDIYLGLFQRHGRMKSISLSMIVNGVATVLAVTTLLVLTGSVAWAVVGSVAGSALGAVVYCVVTTRSLRRTLPPDDADPAVDSPEPAGDTWSATSRRLAALATLALPLGVASGLASFTVNLPRYLVGHQLGTAALGIFAAIGYVVLAANAVFAAVAQTMLPRMSQLYASNQVVALTRLINRLVLVTLLLGALAVGAAAILGRPALNLVYGAPYARHASVLTLLTVVAALSGAVFIVGTALSALHRFGNQFTASVATLLLTALAGALLIPRYGLDGAAWTVVLTVAGDGTLKALMLRRALRGRSWT; from the coding sequence ATGACCCTCCCCGGTCACGCGGCGACAGCCGCACCCCCCACCGGTGACCCGGCACCCGCCGGGAGCCCCGCCACCCGCCGGATCGGCGGCGTCGTCGGCCAGATCACCTGGAGTCTGCTCGGCATCCTCGTCGCCGCGCTGGCGCAGTGGCTGGTCATCGTGGTGCTGGCCCGCTACGGAAACCCGGCCATGATCGGTCAGTACGCCCTCGGGCTCGCCGTGGCGGCCCCGGTCACGCTCGTCGCCGGACTCGCCCTGCGGACCGTCCAGGTGACCGACGCGCACTCGCGCTTCAGCTTCGACGACTACCTACGGCTGCGCCTACTCGGCATGACCGTCGCCACGGTGGTGGTCGCCGTCGTCGCCACGTTCGTCGGCCCGTCCGGTGCCGTCGTCGTGCTGCTGGTCGGCATCGCGAAGGCGCTGGACGGCGTCGGCGACATCTACCTCGGACTCTTCCAACGCCACGGCCGGATGAAGAGCATCAGCCTCTCGATGATCGTGAACGGGGTCGCCACCGTGCTCGCGGTGACCACCCTGCTCGTGCTCACCGGAAGCGTGGCGTGGGCGGTGGTGGGCTCGGTCGCGGGCTCCGCCCTCGGCGCGGTCGTCTACTGCGTGGTCACCACCCGGTCGCTGCGACGTACCCTCCCGCCCGACGACGCCGATCCTGCTGTCGACAGCCCGGAGCCTGCCGGCGACACCTGGTCGGCGACGAGCAGACGGCTGGCCGCGCTGGCGACGCTCGCGCTTCCGCTCGGCGTCGCCTCCGGACTCGCCTCGTTCACCGTCAACCTGCCCCGCTACCTCGTCGGGCACCAACTCGGTACGGCGGCGCTCGGCATCTTCGCCGCCATCGGATACGTCGTCCTCGCCGCCAACGCCGTGTTCGCGGCGGTCGCCCAGACCATGCTGCCCCGGATGTCCCAGCTCTACGCGAGCAACCAGGTCGTCGCCCTCACCCGGCTCATCAACCGACTCGTCCTGGTCACGCTCCTGCTCGGCGCCCTCGCCGTCGGCGCCGCCGCGATCCTCGGACGGCCCGCCCTCAACCTGGTGTACGGGGCGCCCTACGCCCGGCACGCCTCGGTGCTGACCCTGCTCACCGTCGTCGCCGCGCTCAGCGGAGCGGTCTTCATCGTGGGCACCGCGCTCTCCGCGCTGCACCGGTTCGGCAACCAGTTCACCGCGAGCGTCGCCACCCTGCTGCTCACCGCGCTCGCCGGCGCCCTGCTCATCCCCCGCTATGGACTCGACGGAGCCGCCTGGACCGTCGTACTGACGGTCGCCGGAGACGGCACACTCAAGGCGCTCATGCTGCGCCGAGCCCTGAGGGGACGGTCGTGGACCTGA
- a CDS encoding glycosyltransferase family 4 protein, giving the protein MAGLRIAILFKHRQSGRWMLPQIEELRRRGHQVMVVLPPGPGPLPTELNRRGIDVVESPFDFRFRPNLATLRGLWHLRRLLRDLRLDILKYHLYAPALAARFTSVGLRLGRVHVVVGPLFLESRLIRTVERWLWRADDVVICGTEYTSRQYGALGAPPEHRPATTPGIDTGHFSRRRYVAEQRHVANRRTGAERDHAVEPGSDGPTAEELRAKIRAELGVAQDAFVVIMVAYVYAPKRLTYNGRGIKGHDLLLPAWQSFHARHPNSHLLLIGGGFSPPGETHRRDLVRRFGVDTDPSVTWLESVTEVRPYYNAADLSVSPSLSEGHGAPVEAGSMGLPSIVSDAGGLPEVVDEASGWVVPAGEVAPLEAALVAAYREFEAGELTRRGDAARERMVKFFDHGPAAERIADIVERTAAGVRTR; this is encoded by the coding sequence GTGGCAGGACTGCGAATAGCCATCCTGTTCAAACACCGGCAGAGCGGGCGGTGGATGCTGCCGCAGATCGAAGAACTCCGCCGCCGGGGACACCAGGTGATGGTGGTGCTGCCGCCGGGTCCGGGGCCGCTGCCCACGGAACTGAACCGGCGCGGCATCGACGTGGTCGAGTCCCCGTTCGACTTCCGTTTCCGGCCGAACCTCGCCACCCTGCGCGGCCTCTGGCACCTCCGCCGGCTCCTGCGCGACCTGCGCCTGGACATCCTGAAATACCACCTGTACGCCCCCGCCCTCGCCGCCCGGTTCACCTCGGTGGGCCTGCGGCTCGGCCGGGTGCACGTGGTCGTCGGACCGCTCTTCCTCGAATCCCGGCTCATCCGTACCGTCGAGCGCTGGCTCTGGCGCGCCGACGACGTGGTCATCTGCGGCACCGAGTACACCTCCCGCCAGTACGGCGCACTCGGGGCCCCGCCGGAACACCGCCCGGCCACCACCCCCGGGATCGACACCGGACACTTCAGCCGGCGCCGCTACGTCGCCGAGCAGCGGCATGTGGCGAACCGGCGTACCGGGGCGGAACGCGACCACGCGGTCGAGCCCGGGTCGGACGGGCCGACGGCGGAGGAACTGCGGGCCAAGATCCGGGCCGAGCTGGGGGTCGCCCAGGACGCATTCGTCGTGATCATGGTCGCCTACGTGTACGCGCCGAAACGGCTGACGTACAACGGACGCGGAATCAAGGGACACGACCTGCTGCTCCCCGCCTGGCAGTCCTTCCACGCCCGGCACCCCAACTCCCACCTGCTGCTGATCGGCGGCGGCTTCTCCCCGCCCGGCGAGACACACCGGCGGGACCTCGTCCGCCGCTTCGGTGTCGACACCGACCCGAGCGTGACCTGGCTGGAGTCGGTGACCGAGGTGCGCCCGTACTACAACGCGGCCGACCTGAGCGTCAGCCCGTCGCTGTCGGAGGGGCACGGCGCCCCGGTCGAGGCGGGCTCGATGGGGCTGCCGAGCATCGTCAGCGACGCCGGTGGACTGCCCGAGGTGGTCGACGAGGCCAGCGGCTGGGTCGTACCGGCCGGCGAGGTCGCGCCCCTGGAAGCCGCGCTGGTCGCCGCGTACCGGGAGTTCGAGGCGGGTGAGCTGACCCGGCGTGGCGACGCCGCCCGCGAACGGATGGTCAAGTTCTTCGACCACGGGCCGGCGGCCGAGAGGATCGCGGACATCGTGGAGCGGACCGCGGCCGGGGTGCGTACGCGATGA
- a CDS encoding glycosyltransferase has product MRVVVTTETRFSRAPDGSVWTQDGPAYPFFSRYLAAFDTVRVVARLRHVDTPAGNAHRVDGPGVELWPLPHYVGPRQYLASWRSIRQAVRAAAQPGDAVILRVPSPTGAMLAGWRERQRLPYAIEVVGDPYDVFAPGVVEHPLRPFLRQWGTTRLRHLCRSAGAVAYVTERHLQSRYPSRPDALSVAYSSVDLPAEAFVPAPRRVDRAPRPGTLISIGSLDQLYKGIDTLIEALARIAADGEAPRLVHLGDGRFRPQLERLVVEAGLADRVTFVGTVPAGPAVRKHLDAADLVVVPSRTEGLPRVLIEAMARGLPALGSNVGGIPELLGAEDMVPPNDPFVLAAAIRHFLADPARLTAASARNLARAQDYSVASLRPRRDDFYRTVRDTATRRVPAGRRA; this is encoded by the coding sequence ATGAGGGTCGTGGTGACCACCGAGACCCGGTTCTCCCGTGCCCCGGACGGCTCGGTCTGGACCCAGGACGGCCCGGCGTACCCGTTCTTCAGCCGCTACCTCGCCGCCTTCGACACGGTCCGGGTGGTGGCCCGGCTCCGGCACGTCGACACGCCCGCGGGCAACGCCCACCGGGTCGACGGGCCCGGGGTCGAACTCTGGCCGCTGCCGCACTACGTCGGCCCCCGGCAGTACCTCGCGAGCTGGCGCTCCATCCGCCAGGCGGTACGCGCCGCGGCACAACCGGGCGACGCGGTGATCCTGCGCGTCCCGTCGCCGACCGGCGCGATGCTGGCCGGATGGCGGGAGCGGCAGCGGCTGCCGTACGCGATCGAGGTCGTCGGCGACCCGTACGACGTCTTCGCCCCCGGTGTGGTGGAGCACCCGCTGCGTCCGTTCCTGCGCCAGTGGGGCACCACCCGGCTGCGCCACCTGTGCCGCTCCGCCGGTGCGGTCGCGTACGTCACCGAACGCCACCTCCAGTCGCGTTACCCGAGCCGACCGGACGCGCTCAGCGTCGCCTACTCCAGCGTGGACCTGCCGGCGGAGGCGTTCGTCCCCGCGCCCCGGCGGGTCGACCGGGCGCCCCGGCCCGGCACACTGATCTCGATCGGTTCGCTCGACCAGCTCTACAAGGGCATCGACACCCTGATCGAGGCGCTGGCCCGGATCGCCGCCGACGGCGAGGCCCCCCGGCTGGTGCACCTCGGCGACGGGCGCTTCCGGCCGCAGCTGGAACGGCTCGTGGTCGAGGCGGGACTGGCCGACCGGGTCACCTTCGTCGGCACCGTCCCCGCCGGCCCGGCCGTACGTAAACACCTCGACGCCGCGGACCTGGTGGTGGTGCCGTCGCGTACCGAGGGGCTGCCCCGGGTGCTGATCGAGGCCATGGCGCGCGGTCTGCCCGCGCTCGGCTCCAACGTCGGTGGCATCCCGGAGCTGCTCGGCGCCGAGGACATGGTGCCGCCGAACGACCCGTTCGTGCTCGCCGCCGCGATCCGGCACTTCCTCGCCGACCCGGCCCGGCTCACCGCCGCCTCGGCCCGCAACCTGGCCCGGGCACAGGACTACTCGGTCGCCTCCCTGCGTCCGCGCCGCGACGACTTCTATCGCACCGTGCGGGACACCGCCACCCGTCGGGTACCGGCAGGCCGTCGCGCGTGA
- a CDS encoding class I SAM-dependent methyltransferase gives MTKSTELTSTESWDQLWTQPQPSRMTGQVKQRLRATRTWHQLLSDLLDSTGRAPGQPVDVLELGCAPGSMLMLLHQLRPNHTYHGIDFAPEGLKTARRLLAAGGIPATLHLGDVRTAELPPVDLVVSFGLVEHFDDPAEIVTHHRRFLRPGGVVAVTVPNYSHPALVALLRRFSPDTLATHNLRVMSEESLRAACATAGLVDIRTGVSGGPTMPNSRVRRDLSGTSYRLAARTWNVCSDLLLPQGWPWPATIWATGVHAG, from the coding sequence ATGACCAAATCCACGGAGTTGACCTCCACCGAATCATGGGACCAGTTGTGGACCCAGCCCCAGCCCAGCCGGATGACCGGCCAGGTCAAGCAACGGCTGAGGGCGACCCGCACCTGGCACCAGCTGCTGTCGGACCTGCTCGACAGCACCGGCCGCGCCCCTGGCCAGCCGGTCGACGTGCTCGAACTCGGCTGCGCTCCCGGCAGCATGCTGATGCTGCTGCACCAGCTCCGGCCCAACCACACCTACCACGGGATCGACTTCGCACCCGAGGGCCTGAAGACCGCCCGACGGCTGCTGGCGGCCGGCGGCATCCCCGCGACCCTGCACCTGGGCGACGTCCGTACGGCCGAACTACCGCCGGTTGACCTGGTCGTCTCATTCGGACTGGTGGAACACTTCGACGACCCGGCCGAGATCGTCACGCACCATCGACGGTTCCTCCGGCCCGGCGGCGTCGTCGCGGTGACGGTCCCGAACTACTCCCACCCCGCGCTGGTCGCGCTCCTGCGACGGTTCAGTCCGGACACACTTGCCACCCACAACCTGAGGGTGATGTCGGAGGAGTCGCTGCGCGCGGCGTGCGCCACGGCCGGGCTGGTCGACATCCGCACCGGCGTGAGCGGTGGACCGACGATGCCGAACTCCCGGGTCCGGCGCGACCTCTCCGGCACCTCGTACCGGTTGGCCGCCCGCACCTGGAACGTCTGCAGCGACCTGCTGCTGCCCCAAGGCTGGCCCTGGCCGGCGACCATCTGGGCCACCGGCGTCCACGCCGGATGA
- a CDS encoding lipid II:glycine glycyltransferase FemX produces MTEQLAVVGADSAAALIDPECPDVYHTAGYGRAAASTEPGTWQLAHSTHRILVPYVVRRLDDGTGASDAVSPYGYSGIHVGPGTTPTELARFWDRAVHHWRDQAMVTLFLRFSPLDPQSVDAVRHLGTIDLTRRADTITVPVDQGSTAIWAGMEGRSRTAIRKARNAGLEGGIRAAGIDDVAAGSPFRKLYEQTMVRVGSAPGYHFPEVYYRTLVDGLGKALLIAEVRDPGGTVVAAALVLRHRDRAHYHLAGSDPRSVREGANNLLLWTILEWAAENGCALVHLGGGVRADDGLFQFKRSFGGIRTPFWTGAVVLDPGRYAALLGTHARNLGRTVEELRETGYFPGYRLGRG; encoded by the coding sequence GTGACCGAACAGTTGGCCGTGGTCGGAGCCGACAGCGCGGCGGCGCTGATCGACCCGGAATGCCCGGACGTCTACCACACCGCAGGCTACGGCCGGGCCGCCGCCAGCACCGAACCCGGCACCTGGCAGCTCGCCCACTCGACCCACCGGATCCTGGTGCCGTACGTGGTCCGCCGGCTCGACGACGGCACCGGGGCATCCGACGCGGTCAGCCCGTACGGCTACTCCGGAATCCACGTCGGCCCGGGCACCACACCCACCGAACTCGCCCGGTTCTGGGACCGGGCCGTCCACCACTGGCGCGACCAGGCCATGGTCACCCTCTTCCTCCGGTTCTCCCCACTGGACCCCCAGTCGGTCGACGCCGTACGCCACCTCGGCACGATCGACCTCACCCGCCGCGCGGACACCATCACCGTCCCGGTCGACCAGGGGAGCACGGCGATCTGGGCCGGGATGGAGGGTCGGTCCCGTACCGCGATCCGCAAGGCCCGCAACGCCGGCCTGGAGGGGGGCATCCGGGCCGCCGGCATCGACGACGTCGCCGCCGGGTCACCCTTCCGCAAGCTGTACGAGCAGACCATGGTCCGGGTCGGCAGCGCCCCCGGTTACCACTTCCCCGAGGTGTACTACCGGACGCTGGTGGACGGCCTCGGCAAGGCGCTGCTGATCGCCGAGGTACGCGACCCCGGCGGCACGGTGGTCGCCGCCGCGCTCGTCCTGCGCCACCGCGACCGGGCCCACTACCACCTGGCCGGCTCCGACCCCCGCAGCGTCCGGGAAGGCGCCAACAACCTGCTGCTCTGGACCATCCTGGAGTGGGCTGCGGAGAACGGCTGCGCGCTCGTCCACCTCGGCGGCGGGGTCCGCGCCGACGACGGGCTGTTCCAGTTCAAACGTTCCTTCGGTGGCATCCGGACGCCGTTCTGGACCGGGGCGGTGGTGCTCGACCCCGGACGTTACGCGGCCCTGCTCGGCACCCACGCCCGCAACCTCGGCCGGACCGTCGAAGAACTCCGCGAAACCGGGTACTTCCCGGGCTACCGGCTGGGGCGGGGCTGA
- a CDS encoding sensor histidine kinase, protein MSFRFRVLGLVMFVALSATCATAWLTLRQAREQLAASASASQEQVDMISSELKAYGSRQGTWEGVADLVIRLHQDTGQRIHLESDLGVLVDTDTVRDPGRAFRPLGPLTAVVNPRPTLSLGGTESDPAGITVKAIGSYRSGVLFAACLTRRGLDVVSSGGALGVPTFEPGPDIGKGDLESLDDCRASAAEAGRNVNTDIDRTTRCVTSDGADNPDGGPPQPVLPGRAPVAKPGADFTDPRLRNGVSPTATPVSEAAIACLTQVFNLQINDVAPQPVRLYLGAQSDPGAVLTTGPVLAGVAGVAGIAVLCTALLSHRVIRPIGRLTAAAQRLGRGDLSGRVPVSGRDELAKLGRSFNQMADSLQRGEERQRRLVADVAHELRSPLANLRGYLEALKDGVIKPDPELFASLHEEAVLQQRIVDDLQELALAEAGTLAYHRVHVDLAELLETCQTAHRALAEAAGVTLRVVAEPVVVHADPDRLRQVVGNLITNALRATAAGGNLTLHASRAGAGALIRVSDDGCGIAPDALAHVFDRFWRADSARGRGTGGSGLGLAITRQIVTDHGGTITVASELGVGTTFSIVLPAVAAE, encoded by the coding sequence GTGAGCTTCCGGTTCCGGGTGCTCGGGCTGGTCATGTTCGTCGCGCTCAGCGCGACCTGCGCGACCGCCTGGCTGACCCTGCGCCAGGCCCGGGAGCAGCTCGCCGCCTCGGCCAGTGCCAGCCAGGAACAGGTCGACATGATCAGTTCCGAACTGAAGGCGTACGGCAGCCGGCAGGGCACCTGGGAAGGCGTCGCCGATCTTGTCATACGGCTGCACCAGGACACCGGTCAACGGATCCACCTGGAGAGCGACCTCGGGGTGCTGGTGGACACCGACACGGTGCGCGACCCGGGCCGCGCCTTCCGGCCACTCGGCCCGCTCACTGCGGTGGTCAATCCGAGGCCGACGCTCTCCCTGGGCGGTACGGAGTCCGACCCGGCGGGAATCACGGTCAAGGCGATCGGAAGCTACCGGTCGGGCGTGCTGTTCGCCGCCTGTCTGACCCGGCGAGGGCTGGACGTGGTCAGTTCCGGCGGTGCGCTCGGGGTGCCGACCTTCGAACCCGGCCCGGACATCGGGAAGGGGGACCTGGAGAGCCTCGACGACTGTCGGGCCAGCGCCGCCGAGGCGGGGCGGAACGTCAACACGGACATCGACCGGACCACCCGCTGCGTCACGTCGGACGGGGCCGACAATCCGGACGGTGGTCCGCCGCAGCCGGTCCTACCCGGGCGGGCACCAGTCGCCAAACCCGGCGCGGACTTCACCGATCCGCGGCTCCGCAACGGCGTCTCGCCGACCGCCACTCCGGTCTCGGAGGCGGCGATCGCCTGCCTGACCCAGGTGTTCAACCTCCAGATCAACGACGTGGCGCCGCAGCCGGTACGGCTCTATCTCGGCGCGCAGAGCGATCCGGGGGCCGTGCTGACCACCGGCCCGGTGCTCGCCGGGGTCGCCGGGGTGGCGGGAATCGCGGTCCTCTGTACGGCGCTGCTGAGCCACCGGGTGATCCGCCCGATCGGGCGTCTCACCGCCGCCGCGCAACGGCTCGGCCGGGGCGACCTCTCCGGGCGGGTTCCGGTGAGCGGCCGCGACGAACTGGCCAAACTGGGACGCTCGTTCAACCAGATGGCCGACTCGCTGCAACGCGGCGAGGAGCGGCAGCGCCGGCTGGTGGCCGACGTCGCCCATGAGCTCCGCAGTCCGTTGGCGAATCTGCGCGGCTATCTGGAGGCGCTGAAGGACGGGGTGATCAAGCCGGACCCGGAGCTGTTCGCCTCCCTGCACGAGGAGGCGGTGCTGCAACAACGGATCGTCGACGACCTGCAGGAACTGGCCCTGGCCGAGGCGGGCACGTTGGCGTACCACCGGGTCCACGTCGACCTGGCCGAGTTGCTGGAGACCTGCCAGACCGCCCACCGGGCGCTGGCCGAGGCGGCCGGGGTAACGCTCCGGGTGGTCGCCGAGCCGGTGGTCGTGCACGCGGACCCGGACCGGTTGCGTCAGGTGGTCGGAAATCTGATCACGAACGCACTGCGGGCCACCGCCGCTGGCGGCAACCTCACGCTGCACGCGTCGCGGGCGGGTGCCGGTGCGTTGATCCGCGTCTCCGACGACGGCTGCGGCATCGCTCCGGACGCGCTTGCGCACGTCTTCGACCGGTTCTGGCGGGCGGACTCGGCCCGGGGACGCGGCACCGGTGGCAGTGGACTCGGTCTCGCCATCACCCGGCAGATCGTCACCGACCACGGCGGCACCATCACCGTCGCCAGTGAACTCGGCGTCGGTACGACCTTCAGCATCGTCCTGCCCGCTGTCGCGGCCGAATAG
- the wzy gene encoding O-antigen polysaccharide polymerase Wzy translates to MDLNNTTMIWISVVGAIAVPILLLLRSGRRDVLPYLAGYFAFFGLGPAVNYALGRDIYYGIVTDRIGAASFGLLLGLLGMLLVGVLLPVRRGALDRTRLDDAAHPLPLVAPLLLGLAGYALAIMVWHGPAMLAGNKLDRITLAGPWHYDYLLLQTMACSLYFAARSTRLGTIAYATNIACYVGYCLVTNERDFLFALFAVLLHVQIFRRRAMSLRLALIGGTGIVVATYLASIRSPGVGEGTTRLLNEGTVTFPDTYVMNLVPDQMPHRYGETYWDALLGVLPIGQQYALAQWLVDLYAPGSPGGYGFSLAAEAYLNFGMAGIPLVFVALTVVQRLLARRVDQGDFYLYASMLFTITWMYNFRGESFALVKTLVYGAVLYGGLHLSGTLRKRYRRVSRPRVTPARKGARHRRVPALR, encoded by the coding sequence GTGGACCTGAACAACACCACGATGATCTGGATCAGTGTCGTCGGCGCGATCGCGGTGCCCATCCTGCTGCTGCTGCGGTCCGGGCGCCGGGACGTGCTGCCGTACCTGGCCGGCTACTTCGCCTTCTTCGGCCTCGGCCCGGCGGTCAACTACGCCCTCGGGCGGGACATCTACTACGGGATCGTGACCGACCGGATCGGCGCCGCCTCGTTCGGCCTGCTGCTGGGGCTGCTCGGCATGCTCCTGGTGGGCGTGCTCCTCCCGGTCCGCCGGGGAGCGCTGGACCGGACCCGACTCGACGACGCCGCACACCCCCTCCCCCTGGTGGCCCCCCTGCTGCTGGGGCTGGCCGGTTACGCATTAGCGATCATGGTGTGGCACGGACCGGCGATGCTCGCCGGCAACAAACTCGACCGGATCACGCTCGCCGGGCCATGGCACTACGACTACCTGCTGTTGCAGACCATGGCCTGTTCGCTCTACTTCGCCGCCCGGTCCACCCGGCTCGGCACCATCGCCTACGCGACGAACATCGCCTGTTACGTCGGCTACTGCCTGGTCACCAACGAGCGCGACTTCCTCTTCGCGCTGTTCGCCGTCCTGCTGCACGTACAGATCTTCCGACGCCGGGCCATGTCGCTGCGGCTGGCGCTGATCGGTGGCACCGGCATCGTCGTCGCCACCTATCTGGCCAGCATCCGCAGCCCCGGGGTCGGCGAGGGCACCACCCGCCTCCTGAACGAGGGAACCGTCACGTTCCCGGACACGTACGTGATGAACCTGGTACCCGACCAGATGCCGCACCGGTACGGCGAGACGTACTGGGACGCCCTGCTCGGCGTCCTGCCCATCGGCCAGCAGTACGCGCTCGCGCAATGGCTGGTCGACCTCTACGCCCCCGGCTCCCCCGGCGGCTACGGCTTCTCACTGGCCGCCGAGGCGTACCTCAACTTCGGCATGGCCGGCATCCCGCTGGTCTTCGTCGCGCTCACCGTCGTGCAACGGTTGCTCGCCCGCCGGGTGGACCAGGGCGACTTCTACCTCTACGCGAGCATGCTCTTCACCATCACCTGGATGTACAACTTCCGGGGCGAGAGCTTCGCCCTGGTGAAGACCCTGGTGTACGGCGCCGTGCTCTACGGCGGACTGCACCTGTCCGGAACCCTGCGCAAGCGTTACCGGAGGGTCTCCCGGCCGAGGGTCACACCGGCCCGGAAGGGGGCCCGCCATCGGCGGGTGCCCGCGCTGCGTTGA
- a CDS encoding GNAT family N-acetyltransferase: MLTGRLVGLRPMQADDLDFFADLANAPQVRSHVVGWDWPVARDAQRDWFASASRDPRNRRLTVVDRASGKPVGMTGLWEIDWHNQSALTAVKLMPGATPKGAGTDSIMLTMAWSFYEVGLRRLHSTVLDFNAASLGAYVRRCGWQIEGRDREAVFRRGTWHDLIRVAILRPEFDAGPDAAEYVERVCGATPAPPMPPSQDHPARHLDPARA; the protein is encoded by the coding sequence ATGCTGACCGGCCGACTGGTCGGCCTGCGCCCGATGCAGGCCGACGACCTCGACTTCTTCGCCGACCTGGCCAACGCGCCGCAGGTTCGCAGCCACGTGGTGGGCTGGGACTGGCCGGTGGCGCGCGACGCGCAGCGGGACTGGTTCGCCAGCGCCTCCCGCGACCCACGCAACCGCCGGCTCACCGTCGTCGACCGGGCCAGCGGGAAACCGGTGGGCATGACCGGACTGTGGGAGATCGACTGGCACAACCAGTCCGCCCTCACCGCGGTCAAGCTCATGCCCGGTGCCACGCCCAAGGGCGCCGGCACCGACTCGATCATGCTGACCATGGCCTGGAGCTTCTACGAGGTCGGGCTCCGCCGCCTGCACAGCACCGTGCTCGACTTCAACGCGGCCAGCCTCGGCGCCTACGTACGCCGCTGCGGTTGGCAGATCGAGGGCCGGGACCGGGAGGCCGTCTTCCGTCGCGGCACCTGGCACGACCTGATCCGGGTGGCGATCCTGCGCCCCGAGTTCGACGCCGGACCGGACGCCGCCGAGTACGTCGAACGGGTCTGCGGCGCCACCCCCGCACCACCGATGCCGCCGAGCCAGGACCACCCGGCCCGGCACCTCGACCCCGCGCGGGCCTGA
- a CDS encoding glycosyltransferase family 4 protein, translating to MTGSSTRQGDARGDTGGSIASQRARPAVERAVRVVHVISWLDRGRAETVSLDVCRSIPPTEVEQIFLTLNGQEGALAEEFRHTGAQVEQCPAGPGRTFGPRLWRRLRELRPDVVVSHVGLTSAVILLVARLAGVPVRIARMWNEGDGRPDSRRRRLRRSVLRWLLRRVATSVVGVTAAALRLAGPPPGDGRYQVLYGSVNPSRVEGWERAAARSRWQLPTDVPVLAYLGRSSPEKNRPYLVRVHRAVRARWPDARLFVVGPGGADDLVGAHPEIVDDPLVVLAGETDEIASVLAAIDVLLLPSRREELPGVVLEALAAGVPVVATDLPCLREVEPQVRGLVLLPLADGPHRWAEAVVTQIQLGPVARNEIRDSLYRSPFLLTSAVARWRELWTVDGR from the coding sequence GTGACGGGTTCATCGACCCGACAGGGCGACGCCCGAGGCGACACCGGCGGGTCGATCGCCAGCCAGCGTGCGCGGCCGGCGGTGGAGCGGGCCGTCCGGGTGGTGCACGTGATCAGCTGGTTGGACCGGGGGCGGGCCGAGACGGTCTCGCTCGACGTGTGCCGCTCCATCCCGCCGACCGAGGTGGAACAGATCTTCCTCACCCTCAACGGGCAGGAGGGCGCCCTGGCCGAGGAGTTCCGGCACACCGGCGCCCAGGTGGAGCAGTGCCCGGCGGGTCCAGGACGTACGTTCGGGCCCCGGCTCTGGCGTCGGCTGCGTGAACTCCGCCCGGACGTGGTCGTCTCGCACGTCGGCCTGACCAGTGCGGTGATCCTCCTGGTGGCCCGGCTCGCCGGGGTGCCGGTGCGGATCGCCCGGATGTGGAACGAGGGCGACGGCCGCCCGGACAGCCGGCGCCGACGGCTGCGACGGTCGGTGCTGCGTTGGCTGCTGCGCAGGGTCGCCACCAGTGTGGTCGGGGTGACCGCCGCCGCGTTACGACTCGCCGGCCCGCCGCCCGGGGACGGCCGCTACCAGGTGCTCTACGGCAGTGTGAACCCGAGCCGGGTGGAGGGCTGGGAGCGGGCCGCCGCCCGGTCGCGCTGGCAGTTGCCGACCGACGTACCGGTGCTGGCGTACCTGGGGCGCTCGTCACCGGAGAAGAACCGTCCGTACCTGGTGCGGGTGCACCGTGCCGTCCGCGCCCGGTGGCCGGACGCGCGCCTGTTCGTGGTCGGCCCCGGTGGTGCCGACGACCTGGTGGGGGCACATCCGGAGATCGTCGACGACCCGCTGGTCGTGCTCGCCGGTGAGACTGACGAGATCGCCTCGGTGCTGGCCGCGATCGACGTGCTGCTGCTCCCCTCCCGCCGGGAAGAGTTGCCGGGGGTGGTGCTGGAGGCACTGGCCGCCGGGGTTCCGGTGGTCGCGACCGACCTGCCGTGTCTGCGCGAGGTCGAGCCCCAGGTACGCGGGCTCGTCCTGCTGCCGCTCGCCGACGGGCCGCACCGATGGGCAGAGGCGGTGGTGACGCAGATCCAGCTCGGCCCGGTCGCGCGCAACGAGATCCGGGACAGCCTGTACCGGTCGCCGTTCCTGTTGACGAGCGCGGTCGCACGCTGGCGGGAACTCTGGACGGTGGATGGGCGATGA